From one Synechocystis sp. PCC 6803 substr. PCC-P genomic stretch:
- a CDS encoding TetR/AcrR family transcriptional regulator → MRRSGFFPHNNSNSSVNLEVKSVQSNKYSIAPSTFTNPAEASTHDRILKGALKLFGTKGYEGTTTKDLAQAANVAEGTLFRYFTNKKAILVEVATAGWVEILTDLLTELSEMGSYKAIAQVMKRRMFHLRENKYLLQVCFVEAQYHPELREKIQSEIIDKMTDVAEAFFQTAMDRGIYRRMNPKIVAQVFLGMFAVAGFSEQTVIDPHASPQALQEMAEGLADIFLNGVLAKGEKM, encoded by the coding sequence GTGAGGCGATCGGGATTTTTCCCGCACAATAACAGTAATAGCTCGGTGAATTTAGAGGTAAAGTCCGTGCAGAGCAACAAGTATTCAATCGCCCCATCGACCTTTACCAATCCGGCCGAAGCTTCCACCCATGATCGCATTTTGAAGGGAGCTTTGAAATTATTTGGCACTAAGGGTTACGAAGGTACTACCACAAAGGATTTGGCCCAGGCAGCCAACGTGGCCGAAGGAACGCTATTCCGTTATTTCACCAATAAGAAGGCCATTTTGGTGGAAGTGGCCACCGCCGGCTGGGTGGAAATTCTCACCGATTTATTGACTGAATTAAGCGAGATGGGCAGTTACAAGGCGATCGCCCAGGTGATGAAACGGCGGATGTTCCATTTGCGGGAAAACAAATATCTATTGCAAGTGTGCTTTGTGGAAGCCCAATATCACCCGGAGCTACGGGAAAAAATCCAGTCGGAAATTATCGACAAAATGACCGATGTGGCGGAAGCCTTTTTCCAAACCGCCATGGACCGAGGCATTTACCGGCGAATGAATCCCAAAATTGTCGCCCAGGTTTTTTTGGGTATGTTTGCGGTGGCTGGTTTTTCCGAACAAACGGTGATTGACCCCCACGCTTCCCCCCAGGCTTTGCAAGAAATGGCGGAAGGTTTAGCAGATATTTTTCTTAACGGAGTGTTAGCTAAAGGAGAAAAAATGTGA
- a CDS encoding chlorophyll a/b-binding protein, translating to MTTRGFRLDQDNRLNNFAIEPEVYVDSSVQAGWTKYAEKMNGRFAMIGFASLLIMEVVTGHGVIGWLNSL from the coding sequence ATGACCACCCGTGGCTTCCGCTTGGATCAGGACAACCGTCTCAACAACTTTGCCATCGAACCAGAGGTTTACGTCGACTCTTCCGTACAAGCGGGTTGGACTAAATACGCCGAAAAAATGAATGGTCGTTTCGCCATGATTGGTTTTGCCTCCCTCCTTATTATGGAAGTGGTCACAGGGCACGGCGTCATTGGTTGGTTAAATAGCCTGTAG
- a CDS encoding GAF domain-containing protein: MSPSSHGTAVQQAIADQLLEMILQSQDLHNAYRLVVEGLQRGLGVDRVLLVQNAVFPNRQSRLVAQAIAPARDIMLLDEPCADCRWLHLLGQLPHYGLWTVWEGEGEFVQLDPVQGEFCRTLGIKSLLHLPLVINQRHWGVLSLQYLHQARPWPLEDQQFAQRIAHLFCLGLMKTELWIHCQNHKNALQTVVAEGQVQRETYLKSAQRERAIADVIDKIRFALDLRSLFQTTVTEVRKLLVADRVMIIKVRQNKNFSWGEIQAEAQTDDKLCLLPPKERVPLSSRWIDHFAKGLILAMDDTDDQRADFDQSMLALAKANLVVPLFSGDRLWGVLSVHQCDGPRVWESSDIEFALKIALNLGVALQQAELLTESQRRSTALQSALGEVEAQKDYLARIAEEERALTRVIEGIRQTLELQNIFRATSDEVRHLLSCDRVLVYRFNPDWSGEFIHESVAQMWEPLKDLQNNFPLWQDTYLQENEGGRYRNHESLAVGDVETAGFTDCHLDNLRRFEIRAFLTVPVFVGEQLWGLLGAYQNGAPRHWQAREIHLLHQIANQLGVAVYQAQLLARFQEQSKTMENTLADLTAIVDNLADGLLVIDLFGRITRYNPALLAMFDLEGLELLGAGVDAYFPETLNQLLAKPEREEQKLVTADVELSQGRQGQALITSITSHENGCEYPQCLGAVIMIRDVTHEREVERMKTDFLATVSHELRTPLTSILGFATVIQDKLNRVIIPELDLAQPHLGKATERVMRNLAIIESEAQRLTVLINDVLDIAKMEAGQESWQEQPCAIGPIIERAIATITPQAQKKNISLQGDLEPGLPDFIGDENRILQVVLNLLSNAVKFTPKGLITARSHFHQNYLWVEIIDHGPGIHPADQEKIFEPFQQGGGDVLTDKPQGTGLGLPICKKIVEHHGGTIGVNSSLGRGSTFYFSLPVPVPAVETSPAV, from the coding sequence ATGTCCCCTTCTTCCCATGGCACCGCAGTCCAACAGGCGATCGCCGATCAACTGTTGGAAATGATTCTCCAGTCCCAGGATTTACATAATGCTTATCGACTGGTGGTGGAAGGATTACAGCGGGGTTTGGGGGTAGACCGGGTGTTGTTGGTGCAAAATGCAGTGTTCCCGAACCGTCAATCCCGCCTTGTGGCCCAGGCCATCGCTCCGGCCAGGGATATTATGCTTTTGGATGAACCCTGTGCCGATTGTCGTTGGCTCCATCTGCTGGGGCAGCTTCCCCACTACGGGCTGTGGACAGTGTGGGAGGGGGAAGGTGAATTTGTCCAACTAGATCCGGTCCAGGGGGAATTTTGTCGAACTTTGGGGATTAAAAGTCTATTGCATTTGCCCTTGGTGATTAACCAGCGTCATTGGGGAGTTCTCAGTCTCCAATATCTCCACCAAGCCCGGCCCTGGCCCCTGGAGGATCAACAATTTGCCCAGCGCATTGCCCATCTATTCTGTTTGGGTTTGATGAAAACGGAGCTTTGGATTCATTGTCAGAACCATAAAAATGCGTTGCAGACTGTGGTGGCCGAGGGCCAGGTCCAAAGGGAAACCTACCTTAAATCCGCCCAACGGGAACGGGCCATTGCTGATGTTATCGATAAAATTCGCTTTGCCCTTGATCTACGCTCCCTCTTTCAAACTACGGTGACGGAGGTGCGGAAATTGTTGGTAGCAGACCGGGTAATGATTATTAAAGTTAGGCAGAATAAAAATTTTTCCTGGGGGGAAATTCAGGCGGAAGCCCAAACGGACGACAAGCTATGCCTCTTGCCTCCAAAGGAAAGAGTGCCTTTGTCATCGCGATGGATTGATCATTTTGCCAAGGGATTGATTTTAGCCATGGATGACACCGACGATCAAAGGGCGGATTTCGATCAATCAATGTTGGCACTAGCCAAGGCTAATTTGGTGGTGCCCCTCTTTTCTGGCGATCGCCTCTGGGGGGTATTGTCGGTGCATCAGTGTGATGGGCCCCGGGTGTGGGAAAGTTCGGACATCGAGTTTGCCCTCAAAATTGCCCTCAACTTAGGGGTGGCGTTACAACAGGCAGAATTATTGACCGAGTCCCAACGGCGATCGACCGCTCTCCAAAGTGCCCTGGGGGAAGTGGAAGCCCAAAAGGATTATCTCGCCCGCATTGCGGAGGAAGAACGGGCCCTCACTAGGGTGATTGAAGGCATTCGCCAAACGTTGGAGTTACAGAATATTTTTCGGGCCACCAGTGATGAGGTGCGTCATTTGCTCAGTTGTGACCGGGTGTTGGTCTATCGCTTTAATCCGGACTGGAGCGGGGAATTTATCCATGAGTCGGTGGCCCAAATGTGGGAACCACTGAAAGACTTGCAAAATAATTTCCCCCTCTGGCAAGACACCTATCTCCAGGAAAATGAGGGGGGTCGTTACCGCAACCATGAGAGTTTGGCGGTGGGGGACGTGGAAACAGCCGGTTTTACCGATTGCCATTTGGACAATTTGCGCCGGTTTGAAATTCGTGCCTTTTTAACTGTGCCAGTGTTTGTGGGGGAACAACTCTGGGGCCTGTTGGGGGCCTATCAAAATGGGGCTCCCCGCCATTGGCAAGCGAGGGAAATCCATTTGCTCCATCAAATTGCCAATCAGTTGGGCGTAGCAGTGTACCAAGCCCAGTTGCTGGCCCGCTTCCAAGAGCAGTCTAAAACCATGGAAAATACTCTGGCTGATCTGACGGCGATCGTTGATAACCTGGCCGATGGTCTATTGGTGATTGATCTATTTGGTCGCATTACCCGCTACAATCCGGCCCTGTTGGCCATGTTTGATCTGGAGGGCCTAGAACTATTGGGCGCGGGGGTGGATGCCTATTTCCCCGAGACTTTGAATCAGTTGTTAGCTAAACCGGAAAGGGAAGAGCAAAAACTGGTCACCGCTGATGTGGAATTAAGTCAGGGCCGCCAAGGACAAGCTTTGATCACTAGCATTACTTCCCATGAAAATGGCTGCGAATATCCCCAATGCCTGGGGGCGGTGATTATGATCCGGGATGTGACCCACGAGCGGGAAGTGGAGCGGATGAAAACGGATTTCTTGGCCACGGTGTCCCATGAATTACGTACTCCCCTCACTTCTATTTTGGGTTTTGCCACGGTAATTCAGGATAAATTAAACCGAGTGATTATCCCGGAGTTGGATTTGGCCCAGCCCCACCTTGGCAAGGCTACGGAACGGGTGATGCGGAATTTGGCCATCATTGAGTCGGAGGCCCAGCGCCTAACTGTTTTGATCAATGATGTGCTAGATATTGCCAAAATGGAAGCAGGACAGGAATCCTGGCAGGAACAACCCTGTGCCATTGGCCCCATTATTGAACGGGCGATCGCCACCATTACTCCCCAGGCTCAGAAGAAAAATATTAGTTTGCAAGGGGATTTGGAACCGGGTTTGCCTGATTTTATCGGAGACGAAAACCGGATTTTGCAGGTGGTGCTTAATTTACTCTCCAATGCGGTCAAATTCACCCCTAAGGGTTTAATCACTGCCCGTAGCCACTTTCACCAAAATTATCTCTGGGTAGAAATTATTGACCATGGCCCCGGTATCCATCCAGCGGACCAGGAGAAAATTTTCGAGCCGTTCCAACAGGGAGGGGGAGATGTGCTCACTGATAAACCCCAGGGTACGGGGTTAGGATTGCCCATTTGCAAAAAAATTGTTGAACACCACGGCGGTACCATTGGCGTTAATAGTAGTCTGGGTCGGGGTAGTACTTTCTATTTTTCCTTGCCTGTCCCAGTTCCTGCGGTGGAAACTTCCCCTGCTGTCTGA
- the feoB gene encoding ferrous iron transport protein B, giving the protein MVSHCQRGSVQSSRPDVKKRVAFIGQPNTGKSTFFNRITKANAAIANWPGLTVDLFRAVVPLQGELIEFVDLPGIYDLNGFSEDERVVQRFLANYAVNLVVVVVNAAQIDRQIRLLLQVQTLGIPAITLLNLADEAKRYGVQIDVAALQERLGLPLYPISAKYGTGCSRAMDAIGRAVKDQPEAYQIPNLVNVLSDHPVAIADMETALAGVVQMPSPNARTLTNVIDGVMLHPVFGLPIFFASMFGVFWVIWHVGLPSADPVDAVTGWVQSNILEPLFSPLPTILQGLLLDGIWTGFAALLSFVPLVAIFFIVMGILEGSGYLSRAAYLMDALMGRLGLDGRSFVLQMMGFGCNVPAIMGTRVMRSRGMRLLSMLVIPFSLCSARLQVFVFILAAVMPGTQGAIALFLLYLMSFVAAFTVAAILSRFHYFQARDPFVLELPPYRLPTFKQVFLRVWGEMREFVARLSMFMVIGSSLIWFLTSFPQGSTGLETFAGRIGSVFQPLMNPLGINPFLTISLIFGFVAKEVQIAALTVIYGLNNSEAVSDQIHSTVTFAQGFSYCLFSLIYIPCLTTLGAIWGESKSLAYTAISVATPLVTAWLFSFIFYQSFSWLGW; this is encoded by the coding sequence AAAGGGTTGCTTTTATTGGGCAGCCCAATACAGGTAAATCCACTTTCTTCAACCGGATCACCAAAGCCAATGCGGCGATCGCCAACTGGCCGGGGTTGACAGTGGACTTATTCCGGGCGGTGGTGCCGTTACAGGGGGAACTAATCGAGTTTGTTGATCTGCCGGGCATCTATGACCTCAATGGCTTTTCCGAAGATGAACGGGTGGTGCAACGTTTCCTTGCTAACTATGCCGTCAATTTAGTGGTGGTGGTGGTGAACGCTGCCCAAATTGACCGACAAATTCGTCTGCTCCTCCAGGTACAAACCCTAGGCATTCCGGCGATCACCCTCTTAAACCTGGCCGACGAAGCTAAGCGCTACGGAGTGCAAATTGACGTGGCTGCTCTCCAGGAACGGCTTGGTCTGCCGCTCTATCCCATCAGTGCAAAATACGGAACGGGTTGTAGTCGGGCCATGGATGCCATTGGTCGGGCGGTGAAGGATCAACCAGAAGCCTACCAAATCCCCAATCTGGTTAATGTTCTTTCCGATCACCCCGTGGCGATCGCCGACATGGAAACGGCCCTGGCCGGTGTGGTGCAGATGCCATCCCCCAATGCTCGTACCCTCACCAATGTCATTGACGGGGTGATGCTTCATCCCGTTTTTGGCCTACCCATCTTTTTCGCTTCTATGTTTGGGGTATTTTGGGTAATTTGGCATGTGGGTTTGCCCAGCGCCGATCCCGTAGATGCGGTAACGGGTTGGGTGCAAAGCAATATTTTAGAGCCGTTATTTTCCCCCCTACCCACCATCCTGCAAGGACTGCTGTTGGACGGTATTTGGACTGGGTTTGCCGCCCTACTTTCCTTTGTCCCCTTGGTGGCGATCTTTTTCATTGTCATGGGAATCCTAGAGGGCAGTGGCTATCTTTCCCGGGCCGCGTATCTGATGGATGCCCTCATGGGGCGACTGGGGCTAGATGGACGGAGCTTTGTGCTGCAAATGATGGGTTTTGGCTGCAATGTCCCGGCCATTATGGGCACTAGGGTCATGCGTAGCCGGGGAATGCGACTTTTATCTATGTTAGTCATTCCCTTTTCTCTCTGCTCTGCCCGCCTGCAAGTATTTGTTTTTATCCTGGCGGCTGTTATGCCCGGCACCCAAGGGGCGATCGCTCTGTTTTTACTGTACTTAATGAGCTTTGTGGCTGCCTTCACCGTGGCCGCCATTCTAAGTCGTTTTCATTACTTCCAAGCCCGGGACCCCTTCGTATTAGAATTACCCCCCTATCGTTTGCCCACCTTTAAGCAGGTATTTTTGCGAGTGTGGGGAGAAATGCGGGAGTTTGTTGCCCGTTTATCGATGTTTATGGTGATTGGTAGTAGCCTCATTTGGTTTTTAACCAGCTTCCCCCAAGGTAGTACGGGTTTAGAAACCTTTGCGGGACGCATTGGCAGTGTTTTCCAACCATTAATGAATCCCTTGGGCATCAATCCCTTTTTAACGATTTCTTTGATTTTTGGTTTTGTCGCCAAAGAAGTTCAAATAGCAGCCCTAACTGTTATTTATGGTCTCAACAACTCCGAAGCCGTCTCTGACCAAATCCACAGTACAGTAACCTTTGCCCAGGGTTTTAGCTACTGTTTATTTAGTTTGATCTATATTCCTTGCCTTACTACCCTTGGGGCGATTTGGGGTGAAAGTAAATCCCTTGCCTACACTGCTATTTCTGTGGCTACTCCCCTGGTAACGGCCTGGCTATTTAGCTTTATTTTCTACCAAAGCTTTTCCTGGCTTGGTTGGTGA
- a CDS encoding divergent PAP2 family protein, with translation MQDFGAVFHNQVLLISLAACFLAQGIKAIVEIFRNGKINLRSLVSTGGMPSAHSALVGALATGVGLQKGWGSNEFAIACLFAVIVMYDAAGVRQAAGKQARILNQLIDELFQEDQSLTEERLKELLGHTPVQVFAGLALGIAIAFFAVPAQ, from the coding sequence ATGCAAGATTTTGGCGCAGTGTTCCACAACCAAGTGCTTTTGATTTCCCTGGCGGCCTGCTTCCTGGCCCAGGGCATCAAGGCGATCGTGGAAATTTTCCGCAACGGTAAAATCAATCTCCGTTCCCTCGTTTCCACCGGAGGAATGCCTAGTGCCCATTCTGCCTTAGTGGGGGCCTTGGCCACCGGGGTCGGTTTGCAAAAAGGCTGGGGCAGTAATGAATTTGCCATTGCTTGTTTATTTGCCGTCATTGTTATGTACGATGCGGCAGGAGTGAGACAGGCTGCCGGTAAACAGGCCCGTATCCTCAATCAGTTAATTGATGAACTTTTCCAGGAAGATCAAAGCTTGACGGAAGAACGGCTCAAAGAACTGCTGGGCCACACTCCAGTGCAGGTTTTTGCTGGTTTAGCATTGGGCATTGCCATCGCTTTCTTTGCCGTGCCAGCCCAGTGA